Proteins encoded within one genomic window of uncultured Draconibacterium sp.:
- a CDS encoding DUF3467 domain-containing protein: MEDKKHKSQQINIELNEEVAQGTYSNLAVITHSTSEFVVDFVRIMPGIPKANVKSRIILTPEHAKRLLMALQDNVAKFEAQHGPIKNVKPGSDPNLPPMNFGGPTAQA; encoded by the coding sequence ATGGAAGATAAAAAGCACAAATCGCAACAGATAAACATCGAATTGAACGAGGAAGTAGCTCAGGGAACGTATTCGAACCTTGCCGTTATTACTCACTCAACTTCTGAATTTGTAGTTGATTTTGTACGAATTATGCCAGGTATTCCAAAAGCGAATGTAAAATCCCGAATTATTCTTACACCGGAACATGCCAAGCGTTTATTAATGGCTTTGCAAGATAATGTGGCTAAATTTGAAGCCCAGCATGGCCCGATTAAAAACGTTAAACCAGGTTCGGATCCGAATTTGCCACCGATGAATTTTGGTGGACCTACAGCTCAAGCTTAA
- the rpoC gene encoding DNA-directed RNA polymerase subunit beta', whose product MAFKKDNKAKTSFAKVSVSLSSPEEILERSFGEVLKPETINYRTYKPERDGLFCERIFGPVKDYECHCGKYKRIRYKGIVCDRCGVEVTEKKVRRERMGHISLVVPVAHIWYFKSLPNKIGYLLGLPTKKLDTIIYYERYVVIQPGVKAQDGVKELDFLTEEEYLDILDTLPKENQFLDDDDPNKFIAKMGAEALFDILSRLELDSLSYTLRHKANTETSQQRKNEALKRLQVVEAFRASKNLNRPEWMIVRVVPVIPPDLRPLVPLDGGRFATSDLNDLYRRVIIRNNRLKRLIEIKAPEVILRNEKRMLQEAVDSLFDNSRKSNAVKTENNRALKSLSDSLKGKQGRFRQNLLGKRVDYSARSVIVVGPKLRIHECGIPKDMAAELYKPFVIRKLIERGIVKTVKSAKKIVDRKDPVVWEILENVLKGHPVMLNRAPTLHRLSIQAFQPVLIEGKAIQLHPLVCTGFNADFDGDQMAVHLPLGNAAILEAQLLMLASHNLLNPANGAPIQVPSQDMVLGLYYMTKPRKGSRGEGMTFYSAEEVTIAYEEKAIDLHAVIKVKVEDIDENGAYFNHIIETTVGRVLFNEFVPRQAGYVNQILTKKSLRTIITDVFNKSGNAITVKFLDDIKNLGYTMAYRGGLSFNLGDVIIPEDKADIVGNGYQEVEEVINNYNMGFITNNERYNQVIDIWTHANAKLTNSVMKTISTDRQGFNSIYMMLDSGARGSKEQIRQLCGMRGLMAKPQKSGSTGSQIIENPILANFKEGLSVLEYFISTHGARKGLADTALKTADAGYLTRRLVDVAQDVIISEDDCGTLRGLVASDVKNNEEVVASLFERIIGRTTVHDIYHPLNGELIIKSGEEITEEIAKVIEDSPIETVEIRSVLTCESKVGVCAKCYGRNLATGKKVQKGEATGVIAAQSIGEPGTQLTLRTFHVGGIAGNISAQSTVESRYDGYCEIEELRSVSYKDDEGNDVEVVVSRLAELKIIDKNTNIPLSTHPLPYGCKLYVKNGQEIRKGAMICDWDPFNGVIITEFDGKVEFENLIEGITFRQESDEQTGYSERVIIETKDKTKNPTLKIMDDAGEMIRSYNLPVGGHISVDNGQEVKAGKILVKIPRAAGKAGDITGGLPRVTELFEARNPSNPAVVSEVDGEVSLGKIKRGNREIIVTAKNGDVKKYLVPLSKQILVQENDYIRAGIPLSDGATTPSDILAIKGPTAVQEYILNEVQDVYRMQGVKINDKHFEIIIRQMMRKVEIVDPGDTRFLEKQIVDKNEFMSENDWIYNKKVVVEPGDAEGLKAGQIVSARRLRDENSQLRRKDKKLVESRDAIPATSSQILQGITKAALQTRSWLSAASFQETTKVLNEAAINGKMDYLDGLKENVICGHLIPAGTGLKEYKNLVVGSKSEYDRLVDMRHSDNS is encoded by the coding sequence ATGGCATTCAAAAAAGATAATAAAGCAAAAACTAGTTTCGCAAAAGTTTCAGTAAGCCTTTCATCTCCTGAAGAAATTCTGGAAAGATCGTTTGGTGAAGTACTGAAGCCAGAAACAATTAACTACAGAACGTATAAACCAGAGCGAGATGGTTTGTTCTGTGAGCGTATTTTCGGACCGGTAAAAGACTACGAATGCCACTGTGGTAAATACAAACGTATCCGTTATAAAGGTATTGTTTGCGACCGTTGTGGTGTTGAAGTAACCGAAAAGAAGGTACGTCGTGAGCGTATGGGACACATTTCATTGGTGGTACCGGTAGCTCACATTTGGTATTTCAAATCGTTGCCTAACAAAATTGGTTATCTGCTTGGTTTACCAACCAAAAAGCTTGATACCATTATTTATTACGAACGCTATGTTGTTATCCAGCCGGGTGTAAAAGCTCAGGATGGTGTTAAAGAATTAGATTTCTTAACTGAAGAAGAGTACCTGGATATTCTGGATACACTTCCAAAAGAAAATCAATTCCTTGACGACGACGATCCAAACAAGTTCATCGCCAAAATGGGTGCTGAAGCATTGTTTGATATTCTCAGCCGTTTAGAGCTGGATTCATTGTCGTACACATTGCGTCATAAAGCAAACACCGAAACATCGCAGCAGCGTAAAAACGAGGCGTTAAAACGTCTGCAGGTTGTTGAGGCATTCAGAGCAAGTAAAAATCTTAACCGTCCGGAATGGATGATCGTAAGGGTTGTGCCTGTAATTCCTCCTGATTTGCGTCCGTTGGTGCCATTGGATGGTGGTCGTTTCGCAACATCAGATTTGAATGACCTTTACCGAAGAGTAATTATCCGTAACAACCGTTTGAAACGATTGATCGAGATTAAAGCTCCTGAGGTAATTTTAAGAAACGAGAAACGAATGTTGCAGGAAGCTGTGGATTCGTTATTTGATAACTCAAGAAAATCTAATGCCGTTAAAACAGAAAACAACCGGGCGCTAAAATCACTGTCTGACAGTTTGAAAGGTAAGCAAGGTCGTTTCCGTCAGAACCTTTTGGGTAAACGTGTTGACTATTCTGCACGTTCGGTAATCGTTGTGGGGCCTAAATTAAGGATTCACGAATGCGGTATTCCAAAAGATATGGCAGCAGAGCTTTACAAACCTTTCGTAATCCGTAAGTTGATTGAAAGAGGTATTGTAAAAACTGTAAAATCGGCTAAGAAAATCGTTGACAGAAAAGATCCTGTTGTTTGGGAAATTCTTGAAAACGTGCTGAAAGGACACCCTGTAATGTTAAACAGGGCACCTACGCTGCACCGTCTGTCAATTCAGGCATTCCAGCCAGTTCTTATTGAAGGTAAAGCAATACAGCTGCACCCGTTGGTATGTACCGGTTTTAACGCCGACTTCGACGGAGACCAGATGGCGGTTCACTTACCATTAGGTAATGCTGCAATTTTGGAAGCTCAGTTGTTAATGCTTGCTTCGCACAACCTGTTAAACCCTGCTAACGGTGCTCCTATTCAGGTACCATCGCAGGATATGGTTCTGGGGCTGTACTACATGACCAAACCACGTAAAGGTAGTCGTGGAGAAGGTATGACTTTCTACTCAGCAGAAGAAGTAACTATTGCTTACGAAGAGAAGGCAATTGATCTTCACGCTGTAATTAAAGTAAAAGTTGAAGATATTGATGAGAATGGAGCTTATTTCAATCACATCATTGAAACAACTGTTGGTCGTGTGCTTTTCAACGAATTTGTACCACGTCAGGCAGGATACGTAAACCAGATTTTGACTAAAAAATCGTTACGTACCATTATTACCGACGTTTTCAATAAGAGTGGAAATGCGATTACCGTAAAATTCCTTGATGATATTAAAAACCTTGGTTACACAATGGCATACCGTGGCGGTTTGTCGTTCAACCTTGGCGACGTTATCATTCCTGAGGATAAAGCTGATATTGTTGGTAACGGTTACCAGGAAGTTGAAGAGGTAATCAATAACTACAACATGGGTTTCATTACCAATAACGAACGTTACAATCAGGTTATTGATATTTGGACACATGCGAACGCGAAGCTTACTAATTCAGTAATGAAAACCATTAGTACCGACCGCCAGGGATTCAACTCAATTTATATGATGCTTGACTCAGGTGCGAGGGGTTCGAAAGAGCAGATTCGCCAGTTATGCGGAATGAGGGGTTTGATGGCAAAACCACAAAAGTCTGGTTCTACAGGTTCTCAGATTATTGAAAACCCGATTTTGGCAAACTTTAAAGAAGGTCTTTCGGTACTTGAGTACTTTATTTCTACTCACGGTGCTCGTAAAGGTTTGGCGGATACCGCACTTAAAACAGCTGATGCGGGTTACTTAACACGTCGTTTGGTAGACGTTGCCCAGGATGTTATCATCTCGGAAGACGACTGTGGAACACTGCGTGGTTTGGTAGCCAGTGATGTTAAAAATAATGAAGAGGTTGTCGCATCACTATTCGAAAGAATTATTGGTCGTACAACAGTTCACGATATTTACCACCCGCTGAATGGTGAATTGATCATCAAGTCGGGTGAAGAAATTACAGAAGAGATTGCTAAAGTAATCGAAGACTCGCCAATTGAAACCGTTGAAATTCGTTCGGTATTAACCTGTGAATCGAAAGTTGGTGTATGTGCCAAGTGTTACGGACGTAACCTGGCTACCGGCAAGAAAGTTCAGAAAGGTGAAGCTACCGGTGTTATTGCAGCACAATCGATCGGTGAGCCGGGTACACAGCTTACACTTCGTACCTTCCACGTTGGGGGTATCGCGGGTAACATCTCAGCACAATCAACAGTTGAATCGAGATACGATGGATACTGCGAGATTGAGGAGCTTCGTTCGGTATCGTACAAAGATGACGAAGGAAACGATGTTGAGGTTGTAGTAAGTCGTTTGGCCGAATTAAAGATTATTGATAAAAACACAAATATTCCGCTTTCTACACACCCACTTCCATACGGTTGTAAACTGTATGTGAAAAACGGACAGGAAATCCGTAAAGGAGCAATGATCTGTGATTGGGACCCATTTAACGGTGTAATTATTACCGAGTTTGATGGTAAAGTAGAGTTTGAGAATCTGATCGAGGGTATTACTTTCCGTCAGGAATCAGATGAGCAAACAGGTTATAGCGAGCGTGTAATTATCGAAACAAAAGATAAGACCAAAAACCCAACATTGAAGATTATGGACGATGCCGGTGAAATGATCCGCTCGTACAACCTTCCGGTTGGAGGTCACATCTCTGTTGATAACGGACAAGAGGTGAAAGCAGGTAAGATTTTGGTTAAGATTCCTCGTGCTGCTGGTAAAGCAGGCGATATCACAGGGGGGCTGCCACGTGTTACCGAGTTATTCGAGGCACGTAACCCATCTAACCCTGCCGTTGTTTCTGAGGTAGACGGCGAAGTTTCATTAGGTAAGATCAAACGTGGTAACCGCGAGATCATTGTTACCGCTAAAAATGGCGATGTGAAGAAATATCTTGTACCGCTGTCGAAACAGATTCTTGTACAGGAGAACGACTACATCAGAGCAGGTATACCTTTATCTGACGGAGCAACAACTCCTTCTGATATTCTTGCAATTAAAGGGCCTACTGCTGTTCAGGAATACATTTTGAACGAGGTTCAGGATGTGTACCGTATGCAGGGGGTTAAAATTAACGATAAGCACTTTGAGATCATCATCCGTCAGATGATGCGTAAAGTAGAAATCGTTGATCCGGGTGATACCCGTTTCCTGGAAAAGCAGATTGTAGACAAAAACGAATTCATGTCTGAAAACGACTGGATCTACAACAAAAAAGTTGTAGTTGAGCCGGGAGATGCCGAAGGGCTTAAGGCCGGACAGATTGTTTCTGCACGTCGTTTGAGAGATGAGAACTCGCAACTCAGAAGAAAGGATAAAAAATTGGTGGAATCAAGGGATGCAATCCCTGCAACATCAAGCCAGATTCTTCAGGGTATTACAAAAGCGGCGTTACAAACACGCAGCTGGTTGTCTGCTGCATCGTTCCAGGAAACAACAAAAGTTCTTAACGAAGCCGCTATCAACGGTAAGATGGATTACCTTGACGGACTGAAAGAGAACGTAATTTGTGGTCACCTGATACCGGCAGGTACCGGATTGAAAGAATACAAAAACCTTGTTGTTGGTTCAAAATCAGAGTACGACAGGTTAGTAGATATGAGACATTCGGATAATAGCTAA
- a CDS encoding acyl-CoA dehydrogenase family protein, with the protein MANYYTDNSELKFHLNHPLMKEIVRLKEREYAFKDEFDFAPLDYEDAIDSYDRVLDVVGEICGNIVSENAESIDAEGPEVIDGHVKYARGTEENIKALNQAGLMGMSLPYKYEGLNFPIVPYIMAADIVSRADAGFVNIWGLQDCAETINEFASEEQKAKYLPRVCNGDTMAMDLTEPDAGSDLQAVQLKATWNEEKQVWLLNGVKRFITNGDGDISLVLARSEPGTKDGRGLSMFIYDKQDGGVTVRRIEHKMGIIGSPTCELVFKDAPAELVGSRKMGLIKYVMALMNGARLGIAAQAVGVSEAAYREAMEYAKERMQFGKAIIKFPAVYEMLTMMKAKLDASRTLLYETSRFVDMYKTYMHIAEERKLEKEERNEMKKFQRLADIFTPLVKGMSSEYSNQLAYDAVQIHGGSGFMKDYPVERIYRDARITSIYEGTTQLQVVAAIRGVTTGGYLNQIRAYEAEKVSPTLEYLKRTLIILTADYEEAVKKVTAAGDNEFIDFHARRLVEMAGHIIMSYLLLLDTNREASFLKSTKTYIAFAKAQVKAHAEFIRASELSDMGDYKFEMQ; encoded by the coding sequence ATGGCAAATTATTATACAGATAACAGCGAGTTAAAATTTCACCTGAATCACCCGTTAATGAAAGAGATCGTTCGATTGAAAGAACGTGAATATGCTTTCAAGGATGAATTTGATTTTGCCCCACTGGATTACGAAGATGCAATCGACAGTTACGATCGTGTACTGGATGTTGTTGGCGAAATTTGCGGAAACATTGTTTCTGAAAATGCCGAAAGTATTGATGCTGAAGGACCGGAAGTAATCGACGGACACGTTAAATATGCCCGCGGAACCGAGGAGAACATTAAAGCATTGAACCAGGCCGGATTGATGGGAATGTCGTTGCCTTACAAATACGAAGGTTTGAACTTCCCGATTGTGCCGTACATTATGGCTGCCGATATTGTTTCGCGCGCCGATGCCGGTTTTGTAAACATTTGGGGGTTGCAGGATTGTGCCGAAACTATTAACGAATTTGCTTCGGAAGAGCAAAAAGCAAAATACCTGCCACGTGTATGCAACGGTGACACTATGGCAATGGACTTAACCGAGCCGGATGCAGGTTCCGATCTTCAGGCGGTGCAGTTAAAAGCTACCTGGAACGAGGAAAAACAAGTTTGGTTGCTGAATGGTGTAAAACGATTCATTACCAATGGCGACGGCGATATTTCACTTGTTTTGGCCCGTTCGGAGCCGGGAACAAAAGATGGTCGTGGTTTGTCGATGTTTATTTACGACAAGCAGGATGGGGGAGTAACTGTTCGTCGTATCGAGCACAAAATGGGTATCATTGGCTCGCCAACCTGCGAGCTGGTATTCAAAGATGCTCCTGCCGAATTGGTTGGTTCGCGTAAAATGGGATTGATAAAATACGTAATGGCATTGATGAACGGTGCGCGTCTGGGTATTGCCGCTCAAGCGGTAGGTGTTAGCGAAGCAGCTTACCGCGAAGCTATGGAATACGCCAAAGAGCGTATGCAGTTCGGAAAAGCTATCATCAAATTCCCTGCGGTTTACGAAATGCTGACCATGATGAAAGCCAAATTGGATGCATCGCGTACTTTGTTGTACGAAACTTCGCGTTTTGTTGATATGTACAAAACATACATGCACATTGCCGAAGAACGTAAACTGGAAAAAGAAGAGCGCAACGAAATGAAAAAGTTCCAGCGTTTGGCCGATATTTTTACTCCACTTGTAAAAGGTATGTCGAGCGAATACAGCAACCAGCTGGCTTACGATGCGGTACAGATTCATGGTGGTTCTGGTTTTATGAAAGACTATCCGGTTGAACGTATCTACCGCGATGCGCGTATTACTTCGATTTACGAAGGAACTACACAGCTACAGGTTGTTGCTGCCATCCGCGGTGTAACTACCGGCGGTTACCTGAATCAGATTCGTGCTTACGAGGCTGAAAAAGTTTCGCCAACACTGGAGTACCTGAAACGTACGCTGATTATTCTTACTGCCGATTACGAAGAAGCAGTGAAGAAAGTAACCGCTGCGGGCGATAACGAGTTTATCGATTTTCACGCACGGCGTTTGGTTGAAATGGCAGGCCACATTATTATGAGTTACCTGTTGTTGCTGGATACCAACCGCGAAGCTTCGTTTCTTAAATCGACAAAAACCTATATTGCTTTTGCAAAAGCACAGGTGAAAGCGCATGCCGAGTTTATCCGTGCGTCGGAATTAAGCGACATGGGCGATTATAAATTTGAGATGCAATAA
- a CDS encoding acetylxylan esterase, translated as MTNFQRFLALTILSVFVASACGAQQIQLTQSYKSGIYKTGEQVIFTANLEGVKSDSITIKVRKNYSNEIVETTRKNFGGELIVFSEMFTKPSTVIVKVEAGETYAELGAIIEPEKFEPGTNRPEDFDQFWDNQKKELRSLPMTVKKEDTAAEAGYACWDIELNCTGPKPARGYFAKPKNAKEKSLPIVLYVHAAGVKGSWCLSRADEALKYAKMGKGALAFDLNAHGMLNGQPQEYYDELEEGELKGYWAQSVESRDEYYFKGMYLRLMRTLDFLTNQPEWDGKRILVLGESQGGGQSLAAAGLDHRVSAVVATVPAMSDMISHFDDAIGGWPNPVSFDADQQAILETVPYFDTAHLLKGSKATIVAEIGLIDVTCPSYAIYAAINQTEGRKIIHAVPYRGHHLDQQQFQSEWKKNVYQSKIRFIKDFLK; from the coding sequence ATGACTAATTTTCAACGATTTCTAGCATTAACGATCTTGTCTGTTTTTGTTGCATCAGCTTGCGGTGCACAGCAAATTCAGCTTACACAAAGTTATAAAAGCGGAATTTATAAAACGGGCGAACAGGTAATTTTTACGGCCAATCTGGAAGGTGTAAAGTCGGATTCGATTACCATTAAGGTGAGAAAAAATTACAGTAATGAAATTGTGGAGACCACTCGTAAAAATTTCGGAGGCGAACTTATTGTGTTTAGCGAAATGTTTACAAAGCCATCAACGGTAATTGTTAAAGTTGAAGCAGGTGAAACCTATGCAGAGTTAGGCGCTATTATTGAACCGGAGAAATTCGAACCCGGAACCAACCGCCCCGAAGATTTTGATCAGTTTTGGGATAACCAAAAGAAAGAACTGCGGTCTCTGCCGATGACGGTAAAAAAAGAAGATACTGCTGCAGAAGCTGGATATGCATGTTGGGATATAGAGTTAAATTGTACAGGACCAAAACCGGCCCGTGGGTATTTTGCCAAACCCAAAAATGCCAAAGAGAAATCGTTACCGATCGTGTTGTATGTGCATGCGGCCGGCGTAAAAGGATCGTGGTGTTTGTCGCGAGCTGATGAGGCCCTGAAATATGCCAAAATGGGGAAGGGAGCTTTGGCTTTCGATTTGAATGCACACGGAATGCTTAACGGGCAGCCACAAGAATATTACGATGAGTTGGAAGAAGGAGAACTAAAAGGATATTGGGCGCAAAGCGTTGAAAGTCGTGATGAATATTATTTTAAAGGCATGTACCTTCGGCTGATGCGCACGCTTGATTTTTTAACTAATCAGCCGGAATGGGACGGAAAACGTATTTTGGTTCTGGGCGAAAGCCAGGGAGGTGGACAATCGTTGGCAGCAGCCGGTCTCGATCACCGGGTGAGTGCAGTGGTAGCTACTGTTCCTGCCATGTCCGACATGATAAGTCATTTCGACGATGCAATTGGTGGATGGCCGAATCCCGTTTCGTTTGATGCCGATCAGCAAGCAATTCTGGAAACCGTTCCTTATTTCGATACCGCACATTTATTAAAAGGCAGTAAAGCAACGATAGTTGCCGAGATCGGTTTGATTGATGTTACTTGTCCGTCGTATGCTATTTATGCGGCCATTAATCAAACTGAAGGACGGAAAATTATCCATGCCGTTCCGTATCGCGGGCATCATCTCGATCAGCAACAATTTCAGAGCGAGTGGAAAAAAAATGTCTATCAATCCAAAATACGTTTTATCAAAGATTTTCTGAAGTAG
- a CDS encoding electron transfer flavoprotein subunit beta/FixA family protein codes for MKAYNIIVLAKQVPDTRNVGKDAMKADGTINRAVLPAIFNPEDLNALEQALRIKDQFPKSKINILTMGPGRAADIIREGLYRGADGGILLTDRAFAGSDTLATSYAIGQALKRMGKIDMIIAGRQAIDGDTAQVGPQVAEKLGMLQITYVEEVVEATDKSVTVKRRLENGVETVKCPLPLVMTVNGSAPDCRARNAKRIMKFKKARTVTELQKENEDYTALYNEHPDLMIQEWTVNDIETDASQLGLTGSPTKVKTVENVVLQAKDSKVISAADEEIESMMVELIKSHTIG; via the coding sequence ATGAAGGCTTATAACATTATTGTTTTGGCGAAGCAGGTTCCCGACACCAGAAATGTGGGGAAGGATGCGATGAAGGCTGACGGGACGATAAACAGGGCTGTGCTTCCTGCCATTTTTAATCCCGAGGATTTGAATGCCCTGGAACAAGCACTGCGTATAAAAGACCAATTTCCTAAATCAAAAATCAATATTTTAACCATGGGGCCGGGTAGGGCTGCCGATATTATTCGCGAAGGTTTATACCGTGGTGCCGACGGTGGTATTTTGCTAACCGACCGCGCTTTTGCCGGATCGGATACTTTGGCAACATCGTATGCCATTGGACAGGCGCTGAAAAGAATGGGTAAAATCGATATGATCATTGCAGGTCGTCAGGCTATTGATGGAGATACTGCCCAGGTTGGTCCTCAGGTGGCCGAAAAACTGGGAATGTTGCAAATTACCTACGTTGAAGAGGTAGTGGAAGCTACCGACAAATCAGTTACCGTAAAACGCCGTTTAGAGAATGGTGTGGAAACCGTAAAGTGTCCGTTGCCTTTGGTAATGACTGTAAACGGATCGGCACCTGATTGCCGTGCTCGTAACGCCAAACGAATTATGAAATTCAAAAAGGCAAGAACAGTAACAGAACTTCAGAAAGAGAACGAAGATTACACAGCTTTATACAACGAACATCCCGATCTGATGATCCAGGAATGGACCGTTAACGATATTGAAACTGACGCTTCGCAGCTTGGTCTTACCGGCTCGCCAACCAAAGTTAAAACGGTGGAGAATGTGGTACTTCAGGCAAAAGATTCAAAAGTAATTTCGGCTGCTGATGAAGAGATTGAGTCAATGATGGTTGAATTAATTAAGAGTCACACAATTGGCTAA
- a CDS encoding electron transfer flavoprotein subunit alpha/FixB family protein, translated as MSNVFVYCEIEDGQVADVSQELLTKGRALANELKCKLEAIAIGSKLDKVGDQIIPYGVDTLYIADDKRLYPYQTLPHTSVVVNLFKEQKPQIALMGASSIGRDLGPRVSSALHSGLTADCTSLVIGDHYDKKQDKKYENLLYQIRPAFGGNIIATIINPDCRPQMATVREGVMKKEILDPKYKGKVVKLDVAKYVNDEDFVVEIIERHMEKSKVNVKGAPIVVAGGYGVGSKENFQLLYDLAEVLGGEVGASRAAVDSGLAGHERQIGQTGITVRPKLYIACGISGQIQHRAGMEDSAQIIAINTDPEAPINSIADYVITGDVAEIIPKMIKYYKKNTK; from the coding sequence ATGAGCAACGTATTTGTTTATTGCGAAATAGAAGATGGCCAGGTAGCTGATGTTAGTCAGGAATTACTAACCAAAGGACGCGCGCTGGCGAACGAATTAAAATGTAAACTTGAAGCCATTGCTATCGGGAGCAAACTCGATAAAGTTGGCGATCAAATAATTCCATACGGTGTTGATACGCTTTATATCGCCGACGATAAGCGCTTGTATCCTTACCAGACTTTGCCACACACATCGGTTGTGGTGAACCTGTTTAAAGAACAAAAACCACAGATTGCTTTGATGGGAGCATCATCGATCGGCCGTGATTTAGGACCACGCGTTTCGTCAGCATTGCACAGTGGTTTAACTGCCGACTGTACCAGCCTTGTAATTGGCGATCATTACGATAAAAAACAAGACAAGAAATACGAAAATCTCCTTTACCAGATTCGTCCGGCTTTTGGAGGAAACATCATTGCAACCATTATCAATCCCGATTGCCGTCCGCAAATGGCAACCGTGCGCGAAGGTGTAATGAAAAAGGAGATTCTTGATCCGAAATACAAAGGAAAAGTTGTAAAACTTGATGTGGCTAAATATGTAAACGACGAAGATTTTGTTGTTGAAATCATCGAGCGCCACATGGAAAAAAGCAAGGTGAACGTTAAAGGTGCACCTATTGTTGTTGCCGGTGGATACGGTGTCGGTTCAAAAGAGAACTTCCAGCTGTTATACGATTTGGCAGAAGTACTGGGTGGCGAAGTTGGTGCTTCGCGTGCTGCGGTCGACTCTGGTTTGGCAGGTCACGAACGTCAGATCGGGCAAACAGGTATCACTGTCCGTCCGAAATTGTACATTGCCTGTGGTATATCGGGGCAAATTCAGCACCGTGCCGGAATGGAAGATTCAGCACAGATCATTGCGATCAATACCGATCCTGAAGCTCCGATCAATTCCATAGCCGACTATGTAATTACCGGAGATGTGGCAGAGATCATTCCTAAGATGATCAAGTATTATAAAAAGAACACCAAGTAG